One genomic region from Pyrobaculum islandicum DSM 4184 encodes:
- a CDS encoding L-lactate permease — protein MIYTQPKLFWGDPVLTIIIDITPIVVLFILLAGLKLSAWKATLISSIFTLLLAFLVGAPPDQTMYAWLIGALFGLWSISWLIFWGITWFNTWRLTGHLDAFTSWLLRNIVNDIRVLSLALAWALGALIEGLIGFGTPWAYIVPMLISLGLPSLRAITVVAVANTAPVSYGAFGLPIITIAGVTGLPLMFMSSVAAHIVAVLSFFITFILLYVVDGWRGIREVWPFGLVGAFGYVIGQYTTAVYMGPYLADVIGSILSFIFIIAFSKIWKPKNIIKPTTIKINNIQDKGIVLKAWISLVVFIAVMGLWNSPISPMKLNLATFSVSAYSEVLEKKVSVSYTFNLLATGTSALVAWLITIPIMGANREVVAKALRTTLSQTWGAVLTGIFVISLAFVFNFSGMAYSLAYLASGLGIWFIFISPFLGWLGAALTGSNTSSNALFGPFQAAMGTLLGLPQGLLPGLQTIGGELGKPVAPQTVSAGVSTTEYVRREGEVIRNNLKYSIGLVFLLLLIGIAYLTLYPYPFILHGK, from the coding sequence ATGATATATACACAACCTAAACTCTTCTGGGGTGACCCAGTGTTAACTATTATCATAGACATAACGCCAATTGTAGTTCTTTTCATATTATTGGCTGGCCTAAAGTTATCGGCATGGAAAGCGACTTTGATATCTTCCATCTTCACATTACTACTTGCCTTCTTGGTGGGTGCGCCTCCGGATCAAACTATGTATGCATGGCTTATAGGTGCTTTATTTGGTTTATGGAGTATTTCGTGGTTGATCTTTTGGGGTATCACTTGGTTTAATACCTGGCGTCTCACAGGTCATCTTGACGCATTTACCTCCTGGCTGTTGAGGAATATTGTAAATGATATCAGAGTACTTTCTCTCGCTCTTGCATGGGCTCTCGGAGCATTGATAGAAGGTTTGATAGGGTTTGGCACTCCCTGGGCTTATATTGTCCCTATGTTAATCTCGCTAGGGCTGCCAAGTCTCAGGGCGATAACAGTAGTCGCCGTGGCCAATACCGCGCCTGTTTCATATGGCGCATTTGGGTTACCTATAATAACTATAGCTGGAGTTACCGGGCTTCCCTTGATGTTTATGTCTTCGGTGGCGGCGCATATAGTCGCCGTACTTTCTTTCTTTATTACATTTATATTACTGTACGTAGTAGACGGCTGGAGAGGTATTAGGGAAGTGTGGCCATTTGGGCTTGTTGGAGCTTTCGGCTATGTCATTGGACAATATACAACAGCTGTATATATGGGACCTTATCTTGCGGATGTAATCGGCTCCATTCTCTCCTTTATTTTTATAATAGCATTTTCAAAAATATGGAAGCCAAAAAATATTATTAAACCAACAACTATTAAAATAAATAATATTCAAGATAAAGGTATAGTCTTAAAGGCCTGGATTTCTCTAGTGGTATTTATAGCTGTAATGGGGCTATGGAACTCTCCCATATCGCCCATGAAGCTTAATCTCGCTACATTTTCTGTATCAGCATATTCAGAAGTGTTAGAGAAGAAAGTCTCTGTATCTTATACATTTAACCTTCTCGCCACAGGAACTTCTGCATTAGTAGCGTGGCTCATCACTATTCCAATTATGGGCGCTAATAGGGAGGTTGTGGCTAAGGCTCTAAGAACCACTCTCTCACAGACATGGGGTGCTGTGTTGACAGGCATATTTGTAATAAGCCTAGCATTTGTTTTCAACTTCAGTGGAATGGCGTACAGTCTTGCCTATTTAGCCTCGGGCCTCGGTATCTGGTTTATCTTTATATCTCCATTTCTAGGATGGCTCGGGGCTGCGTTAACCGGAAGTAACACTTCGTCCAACGCATTATTTGGGCCGTTCCAAGCAGCCATGGGAACTTTGCTTGGACTACCCCAAGGTCTTCTCCCAGGCTTACAGACTATCGGTGGTGAATTAGGCAAGCCGGTGGCTCCACAGACAGTCTCAGCTGGCGTATCTACCACAGAATATGTTAGAAGAGAAGGCGAGGTGATTAGGAATAACCTAAAATACTCCATAGGACTAGTGTTTCTCTTGCTATTAATCGGCATAGCCTATCTGACTCTCTACCCCTATCCATTTATTCTACATGGCAAGTAA
- a CDS encoding LUD domain-containing protein, protein MSWELAIERAVNYMVPRAYAVLSRYRHLDELRKEVRRVREEVVRNLDRYVEEFGKSVERVGGRFYLAETAEEARETVVKIVGRGKVVVLGKNNVAIETRLRKRLEEEGNEVWETDLGEFLVQLSDGEPSHIIVPAIHLTREKVAQLLKEKLGVDVPPDPVAIAQKVREFLREKFTKAHVGITGANALAADTGAVFLVENEGNIRITTSLPPVHIVYDGVEKILPTMIHAFMAINVQAAYAGLYPPTFVNITAGPSSTADIEFYRVSPAQGPREFHVVLVDNGRRRAARDPVLWEALLCIRCGRCHFHCPIYRVLDGKFGVPPYTGPMGVMWTAITRGIEEAGPHALKCAHAGNCKEVCPMEIDIPKIIQEIKMRYMKQIGVSSQYK, encoded by the coding sequence ATGAGTTGGGAATTAGCTATAGAACGCGCAGTAAACTACATGGTGCCAAGAGCGTATGCTGTATTGTCTAGGTACAGACACTTAGATGAATTGCGCAAAGAAGTTAGGAGGGTTAGGGAGGAGGTGGTGAGGAATTTAGATCGTTATGTTGAAGAGTTTGGGAAGTCTGTGGAGAGGGTGGGCGGTAGGTTTTATCTAGCGGAGACGGCGGAGGAGGCGCGAGAGACTGTGGTAAAGATAGTGGGGAGGGGGAAGGTTGTGGTGTTGGGCAAGAACAACGTGGCGATAGAGACTAGGCTTAGAAAACGGCTTGAGGAGGAGGGCAACGAAGTCTGGGAGACAGACCTCGGCGAGTTCCTAGTCCAACTCAGCGACGGCGAGCCAAGCCACATAATAGTACCCGCTATTCATCTAACGAGGGAGAAAGTTGCCCAACTTTTAAAAGAGAAATTGGGGGTTGATGTACCACCTGATCCTGTTGCTATAGCTCAGAAAGTTAGGGAGTTTCTTCGTGAGAAATTTACTAAGGCGCATGTAGGGATTACTGGTGCTAACGCTCTTGCTGCTGATACAGGCGCTGTATTTCTAGTCGAAAACGAGGGGAACATTCGGATTACTACTTCTCTTCCGCCTGTCCACATTGTCTACGACGGCGTAGAGAAAATCCTACCTACTATGATACACGCATTTATGGCAATTAATGTACAGGCGGCATATGCCGGTTTGTATCCGCCTACCTTTGTAAATATCACCGCAGGCCCCAGCTCTACCGCTGATATAGAGTTTTACAGAGTTTCTCCTGCCCAAGGCCCTAGGGAGTTTCACGTGGTGCTTGTGGATAACGGCCGTAGGAGGGCTGCCCGCGACCCTGTCCTCTGGGAGGCCCTCCTCTGTATTAGATGTGGGAGGTGTCATTTCCACTGTCCAATATATCGTGTTTTAGATGGGAAATTCGGCGTACCCCCTTACACAGGCCCCATGGGCGTAATGTGGACTGCCATAACACGCGGCATAGAAGAGGCAGGCCCCCACGCCCTAAAATGCGCCCACGCGGGAAATTGTAAAGAAGTATGCCCCATGGAAATAGACATACCCAAGATAATACAAGAAATAAAGATGAGATATATGAAACAGATAGGGGTCTCGTCTCAGTACAAGTGA
- a CDS encoding SRPBCC domain-containing protein, with the protein MQVAESGEFIVDKPPEEVVKLLKNPAAVARLIPGVGGVRESSDEYIGEVTVKFGHLSGRMTARFKYAEVRDDRVVVVGRAEGMQTAADFKISVDVEPSGDGKSLVKWRFEGAARGLVASLAPTVVKNALRKMAEDAAKNFAKYLSQ; encoded by the coding sequence ATGCAGGTGGCTGAATCCGGCGAGTTTATAGTGGATAAACCCCCGGAGGAGGTGGTAAAATTGTTGAAAAATCCGGCAGCTGTGGCCCGTCTCATACCTGGCGTAGGCGGCGTGAGAGAGTCCAGCGATGAATATATCGGCGAGGTCACGGTAAAGTTCGGCCACCTCTCTGGAAGAATGACGGCGAGGTTTAAATACGCCGAGGTGAGGGACGACAGAGTAGTCGTGGTGGGGAGGGCAGAGGGTATGCAGACGGCGGCGGATTTTAAAATAAGCGTAGATGTTGAGCCAAGCGGAGACGGCAAATCTCTAGTTAAATGGCGGTTTGAGGGGGCGGCGAGGGGGCTCGTGGCGTCTCTAGCGCCCACTGTAGTAAAAAACGCGTTGAGAAAAATGGCAGAAGACGCTGCGAAAAATTTCGCTAAGTATCTGTCCCAATAG
- a CDS encoding cytochrome ubiquinol oxidase subunit I, whose translation MPDPNPLLPVSALGVYFHGVFISLTFGLPVAIGVMLWKWWRTGDRDYYRAARLMTAVLGVNFALGAITGTLVEFGLVQIWPGVNLAIATFAFAPLALELIAFANEIAFLILFIVTLGRVRPPVSMAILALYAAFAYFSGVLITAVNSWMQAPWGTGPVAKALYPFMPEYGPTAVDVPKLVAVKLAAVVTGQPISLIVEKPGVAKEVGIVLKDPMVAMYSPYALASVFHNILAAILIGMAVATAGWAYRYFKTGDAKYLKIVKPLAGAFAVLFVIQAPIVAHFMGEMVVEYNPTKFALMEGAEKTFTNPILGLVAYGDPNKPIVGFDQFKQACLSHGNKTVGDLAKALGLPSTLQLAGKSIDLSGVASVKLADLCLADVQRAEAYMPLIHATYYTKVAFAIIGGLAAAVLFFYFYRVPGLSAIATAIAKLLGDERRRVFILALLLVLGTVIPAVAGWAVREIGRKPWTVYGLLYPSELVTPVPYATSPGFLAVLYLIILAVNLGGLYAMYLVATREYKFLELLKRGVGQSP comes from the coding sequence ATGCCGGATCCAAACCCGCTTCTGCCTGTAAGCGCGCTGGGCGTGTATTTCCACGGCGTGTTTATATCGCTGACTTTCGGCCTGCCGGTGGCGATCGGCGTAATGCTCTGGAAGTGGTGGAGGACCGGCGACAGAGACTACTACAGGGCAGCTCGCTTGATGACCGCCGTCCTCGGCGTAAACTTCGCCCTCGGCGCCATTACGGGTACCCTAGTGGAGTTTGGGCTTGTCCAGATTTGGCCTGGCGTCAACCTAGCGATAGCTACCTTCGCCTTCGCCCCCCTAGCTCTTGAGCTGATAGCCTTCGCCAACGAGATAGCCTTCCTGATCCTGTTTATAGTCACCTTGGGCAGGGTAAGGCCGCCGGTCAGCATGGCCATCCTCGCCCTGTATGCGGCCTTCGCCTACTTCTCCGGCGTGTTAATCACAGCTGTGAACAGCTGGATGCAGGCGCCCTGGGGCACCGGCCCAGTGGCTAAGGCACTGTATCCCTTCATGCCGGAGTACGGCCCCACCGCCGTGGACGTGCCCAAGCTGGTGGCCGTGAAGCTCGCTGCCGTGGTCACAGGCCAGCCCATCTCGCTTATAGTTGAGAAGCCCGGCGTGGCTAAGGAGGTGGGCATAGTGCTCAAGGACCCGATGGTGGCTATGTACAGCCCATACGCCCTTGCATCAGTTTTCCACAACATCCTGGCGGCGATTTTGATCGGCATGGCGGTGGCGACGGCCGGCTGGGCCTATAGATACTTCAAGACTGGGGACGCCAAGTACTTGAAGATAGTGAAGCCGCTCGCCGGGGCCTTCGCCGTGTTGTTCGTGATCCAGGCTCCGATCGTGGCCCACTTCATGGGCGAGATGGTGGTGGAGTACAACCCCACCAAATTCGCGCTTATGGAGGGCGCCGAGAAGACCTTCACCAACCCCATCCTCGGGCTGGTCGCGTACGGCGACCCCAACAAGCCCATCGTGGGCTTCGACCAGTTTAAACAGGCGTGTCTCAGCCACGGCAACAAGACTGTGGGCGATCTAGCCAAAGCGCTCGGCCTACCCTCGACGCTGCAGTTGGCGGGCAAGTCCATCGACCTATCCGGAGTCGCCTCCGTCAAGCTGGCCGACCTGTGCCTCGCCGACGTCCAGAGGGCCGAGGCCTACATGCCGCTAATCCACGCCACGTACTACACAAAGGTGGCCTTCGCCATCATAGGCGGTTTGGCGGCCGCCGTCCTCTTCTTCTACTTCTACAGAGTGCCGGGTCTCTCCGCCATAGCCACAGCCATCGCCAAGTTGCTTGGAGACGAGAGGAGGAGGGTGTTTATACTGGCCCTCCTGCTGGTCCTCGGCACTGTCATCCCGGCTGTGGCTGGGTGGGCGGTTAGAGAGATCGGCCGCAAGCCCTGGACGGTATACGGCCTGCTCTATCCGTCTGAGTTGGTGACGCCGGTGCCCTACGCCACAAGCCCCGGCTTCTTGGCCGTGCTATATCTAATTATCCTCGCTGTGAACCTTGGCGGCTTGTACGCCATGTATCTGGTGGCCACTAGGGAGTACAAGTTCCTAGAACTTCTGAAGAGAGGCGTCGGACAGAGCCCATGA